The sequence TTTAAGCGTATCGTAATCCGAATCCTCCAGAAAGAGAAATCTTTTTACTTTCCTCTTGTTGAGCTGATTAATGCTCCTGGTTGCCGTAATCCTGTATATCCATGTAAAGAGCGACGACTTAAAGTTAAAGCTCTTCAGCTTATTATAAAGAACAATCAGTACTTCCTGCGTAACTTCATCGGCATCCATATGATTTCCCAACATACGCCTGGCATGCCAGTAAATTTTCTGCTGGTACTTCCCTACCAGCAGATTAAAGGCCATTTCGTCTCCACTGATGAAGCGCCTGACGTATTCAAAATCCTTTTCTTCTGCCATAAATTACTGTTTGTTCTAATTTTAGA is a genomic window of Ignavibacteria bacterium containing:
- a CDS encoding RNA polymerase sigma factor, yielding MAEEKDFEYVRRFISGDEMAFNLLVGKYQQKIYWHARRMLGNHMDADEVTQEVLIVLYNKLKSFNFKSSLFTWIYRITATRSINQLNKRKVKRFLFLEDSDYDTLKDSEDIVENIENKEKVKKLDGVLKELPVKQREVFILRNFDELSYEEISEITGRSVGGLKANYFHALKKVTEMMEKNENE